Proteins found in one Pirellulales bacterium genomic segment:
- the rnr gene encoding ribonuclease R — MPNEDLERALLALVLAPGYRPMKPRALAEQLGLSDDDRPMLKKLIKRLVKQGKIAYGANHLVGPGRPTGAAASKDGGLITGIFRRVERGFGFVRPAGTLPSVGRDADIFVREDRAGDAATGDTVRVRLAQGKNWRGKPEGTIVEVVQRETHQFVGTYFETAGTGYVQVDGTLFARPISVGDTGAKNVQPDDKVVFEMVRFPSHIHDGEGVITEVLGKRGEPGVDTQTIIYEYNLPDAFPDDVLEAARLEADQFNPDELQDRLDLTNETIITIDPIDARDFDDAISLVRIEKGHWRLGVHIADVSHFVRPKSALDREAYNRATSVYLPDRVLPMLPEVISNGLASLQPDRVRYTKTCYIEFTADGAPVAVDLHSAAIKSCRRFTYEEVDDYLADPEIWREKLIPEVHELLGRMHELAMTLRARRRRRGSLELSMPEVKVDLDKDGRVTGAHVVENTVSHQIIEEFMLSANEAVAETLHEAQFEFLRRVHTAPDPRKLKALTEFVKELGFEVESLESRFELQRLLEAVRELPEERAVNYAVLRSLQRAVYSPQVEGHFALASDCYCHFTSPIRRYPDLTIHRLIDALLAKRKPTQDANDLLIAGEHCSEREQRAEDAERELTKIKLLAYLSTRIGEAMDAVVTGVEDFGLFVQGIELPAEGLIHITSLEDDYYDFDRRSHTLSGRRAGNSFRLGDRVRVSVARVDVDRRELDFRLVARQKRPATRPAVDQRRGEVKHKPGRGSSHVGRPGAGKPNDRTGDRGKPHGGKKGKTKGQKNASNGSKNKSKGKRKRRPGR; from the coding sequence ATGCCCAACGAAGATCTCGAACGAGCGCTCCTTGCGCTCGTGCTTGCGCCCGGCTATCGGCCGATGAAGCCGCGAGCTTTGGCCGAGCAACTCGGTCTCTCGGACGACGACCGTCCGATGCTGAAGAAACTGATTAAACGACTCGTCAAACAAGGCAAGATTGCCTACGGGGCCAACCATCTCGTCGGTCCCGGTCGTCCCACGGGCGCCGCCGCTTCAAAAGACGGTGGACTCATTACCGGTATCTTCCGCCGCGTGGAACGGGGCTTCGGCTTCGTCCGGCCCGCCGGCACGCTGCCTTCCGTCGGCCGCGACGCGGACATCTTCGTTCGCGAGGATCGCGCCGGCGATGCCGCCACGGGCGATACGGTCCGCGTCCGCCTCGCCCAGGGAAAAAACTGGCGTGGCAAGCCTGAGGGGACGATCGTCGAGGTCGTCCAGCGAGAAACGCACCAGTTCGTCGGCACGTATTTCGAGACCGCCGGCACGGGCTACGTGCAGGTCGATGGCACGTTGTTCGCGCGTCCCATCTCGGTGGGAGACACCGGCGCGAAGAATGTGCAGCCCGACGACAAGGTCGTCTTCGAGATGGTCCGCTTTCCGTCGCACATCCACGATGGAGAAGGTGTGATTACGGAAGTGCTCGGCAAGCGGGGCGAGCCGGGCGTCGACACGCAGACGATCATTTACGAATACAACCTGCCCGACGCCTTTCCCGACGATGTGCTCGAAGCAGCTCGCCTCGAGGCCGATCAGTTCAATCCCGACGAGCTGCAGGATCGGCTCGACCTGACGAACGAGACGATCATCACCATCGACCCGATCGACGCGCGCGATTTCGACGATGCGATTTCGCTCGTGCGCATTGAAAAGGGACATTGGCGTCTGGGCGTACACATTGCCGATGTCTCGCACTTCGTGCGACCGAAATCGGCCCTCGATCGCGAGGCGTACAATCGCGCGACGAGCGTCTATCTGCCCGATCGCGTGCTCCCCATGCTGCCCGAGGTCATCTCGAACGGGCTGGCAAGTCTGCAACCCGATCGCGTGCGCTATACGAAGACTTGCTACATCGAATTCACGGCCGACGGGGCTCCCGTGGCGGTCGATCTACACTCGGCGGCGATCAAGAGCTGCCGCCGTTTCACCTACGAAGAGGTGGACGATTATCTGGCCGATCCCGAGATCTGGCGCGAGAAGCTCATCCCCGAGGTTCACGAGTTGCTCGGTCGGATGCACGAATTGGCGATGACGCTGCGTGCGCGGCGTCGCCGGCGCGGATCGCTCGAGCTGTCGATGCCCGAGGTGAAGGTCGATCTCGACAAAGATGGCCGCGTCACCGGCGCGCACGTGGTCGAGAATACGGTCAGTCATCAGATCATCGAAGAGTTCATGCTCTCGGCCAACGAAGCGGTGGCCGAGACGCTGCACGAGGCGCAGTTCGAGTTCCTGCGACGCGTCCATACGGCGCCCGACCCGCGCAAGCTCAAGGCGCTCACCGAATTTGTCAAGGAGCTGGGGTTCGAAGTCGAAAGTCTCGAGAGCCGGTTCGAATTGCAACGACTGCTCGAGGCCGTGCGCGAGTTGCCCGAGGAACGAGCGGTGAACTACGCCGTGCTGCGCAGCCTGCAGCGAGCCGTGTACAGTCCTCAGGTCGAAGGGCACTTCGCGCTGGCCAGCGACTGTTATTGCCACTTCACGTCCCCCATTCGACGTTACCCCGATCTGACGATTCACCGGCTGATCGATGCCCTGCTCGCGAAGCGTAAGCCAACGCAGGACGCGAACGACCTGCTCATCGCGGGGGAACATTGCTCCGAGCGGGAACAGCGTGCGGAAGACGCCGAGCGCGAGTTGACTAAAATCAAGCTGCTGGCCTACCTCAGCACGCGCATCGGCGAGGCAATGGACGCCGTGGTGACCGGGGTCGAGGACTTCGGCCTCTTCGTGCAGGGGATCGAGTTGCCGGCCGAGGGGCTGATTCACATCACCTCGCTCGAAGACGATTACTACGATTTCGATCGGCGATCACACACGCTCAGCGGTCGGCGTGCCGGCAACTCGTTCCGCTTGGGGGATCGCGTGCGGGTTTCGGTAGCACGCGTCGACGTGGATCGCCGCGAACTCGATTTCCGGCTCGTGGCGCGGCAAAAACGCCCCGCGACGCGGCCGGCTGTCGACCAGCGCCGTGGTGAAGTTAAACACAAGCCAGGCCGCGGTTCCTCACACGTGGGACGCCCTGGCGCCGGAAAGCCGAACGACCGCACGGGCGATCGCGGCAAGCCGCACGGCGGTAAGAAGGGAAAGACGAAAGGTCAGAAGAACGCCAGCAACGGCTCCAAGAACAAGAGCAAAGGCAAACGCAAACGCCGTCCAGGCCGCTAG
- the gcvT gene encoding glycine cleavage system aminomethyltransferase GcvT, with the protein MSCTLAQTPIHDWHAAHGARMVDFAGWAMPVQYGSIVAEHQATRRAVGLFDISHMGRIRFDGPGSARFLDRLVTRRVSDLAPGQVVYSLVTNEAGGILDDVLVYRLLDAAGNDYHLLVVNASNREKIIAWLDSHHDATSDDCRYADLTHDWAMVAVQGPRALELVQPLCDVDLAAMPYYSAAEALIARHGGVVSRTGYTGEDGVELIVGAAAVLPLWERLLAAGQPLGAQPAGLGARDTLRLEAAMPLYGHELDEQTDPFQAGLAFAVNLDKEFPGRDALIALRQDKSRPRRIGLEIAGRRPAREGYVLLSGGQAVGRVTSGTFSPTLERPIALGYASPGLAVPGTELQVDLRGQAAAAHVVKMPFYRRAKS; encoded by the coding sequence ATGAGCTGCACGCTGGCCCAGACGCCGATCCACGATTGGCACGCTGCGCACGGCGCCCGCATGGTCGACTTCGCCGGCTGGGCGATGCCGGTGCAGTATGGCTCGATCGTGGCGGAACATCAGGCCACGCGTCGGGCGGTGGGCCTGTTCGATATCTCGCACATGGGGCGGATCCGGTTCGATGGCCCCGGCAGCGCGCGGTTTCTCGATCGCCTGGTGACGCGCCGCGTGAGCGATCTCGCCCCCGGTCAGGTGGTCTATTCGCTCGTCACGAACGAGGCGGGAGGCATCCTCGACGACGTGCTCGTCTACCGCCTGCTCGACGCCGCGGGCAACGATTATCACCTGCTTGTGGTGAACGCGAGCAATCGCGAAAAGATCATCGCCTGGCTCGACTCGCATCACGACGCGACGTCGGACGATTGCCGCTACGCCGATCTCACGCACGATTGGGCCATGGTCGCCGTGCAGGGGCCGCGCGCACTCGAGCTCGTGCAGCCTCTTTGCGATGTCGATCTGGCAGCCATGCCCTACTATTCGGCCGCCGAAGCGCTGATCGCGCGGCACGGGGGGGTCGTCAGTCGCACCGGTTACACGGGGGAGGATGGCGTCGAGCTCATCGTCGGGGCGGCGGCCGTCTTGCCGCTGTGGGAGCGTTTGCTCGCGGCTGGCCAGCCCCTGGGCGCGCAACCGGCCGGGTTGGGCGCTCGCGATACCCTGCGGCTGGAAGCGGCGATGCCCCTCTATGGGCACGAGTTGGATGAACAGACCGATCCGTTCCAAGCGGGACTCGCCTTTGCCGTGAATCTCGACAAAGAGTTTCCGGGACGAGACGCACTCATCGCCCTGAGACAAGACAAGTCTCGCCCGCGCCGCATTGGTCTGGAGATCGCCGGACGGCGTCCTGCCCGCGAAGGTTACGTCCTTCTGTCGGGCGGGCAAGCGGTCGGCCGCGTGACGAGCGGAACCTTCTCGCCCACGCTCGAGCGTCCCATTGCCCTGGGGTACGCGAGCCCGGGGTTGGCGGTCCCTGGCACCGAACTGCAGGTCGACTTGCGCGGTCAGGCCGCCGCGGCGCATGTCGTCAAAATGCCCTTTTATCGCCGCGCGAAAAGCTGA
- the gcvH gene encoding glycine cleavage system protein GcvH: MTPDQLLFAKTHEWVHVANDGGDKVATVGISAFAVEALTDLVFLGLPDVGRQLKAGEVFGEVESVKAVSDLYSPVTGEVVAVNGDLANHLEWLGEDPYGRSWLVKIRIADESGLKALLDHAAYERQCAEEGH; the protein is encoded by the coding sequence GTGACACCCGATCAATTGCTGTTCGCCAAGACGCACGAATGGGTCCACGTCGCCAACGACGGCGGCGACAAGGTAGCCACGGTGGGCATCTCGGCCTTTGCCGTCGAGGCGCTCACGGATCTCGTCTTTCTCGGCCTGCCCGACGTCGGACGCCAACTCAAGGCGGGAGAAGTCTTCGGCGAAGTGGAATCGGTGAAAGCGGTGAGCGACCTGTACAGCCCCGTTACGGGCGAGGTGGTCGCCGTGAATGGCGATCTGGCCAATCATCTCGAGTGGCTTGGCGAGGATCCTTACGGTCGGAGTTGGCTCGTCAAGATTCGCATCGCCGACGAAAGCGGGCTGAAAGCATTGCTCGACCATGCCGCCTACGAGCGGCAATGTGCGGAAGAAGGACATTAG